TGCATCCACGCAGTAGCGGTAAAAGGTTCGTACCAATACGGCACCGTAGGATAACTGGTATAACGGGGCACCGGCTGATTGTAGCGGGCCACCAAAGCAGCAAAACCGTGAGACTTCATGCTGCAAAAGACGATAGAATGCTGCAGCAGAAACTGACTGGCATCATAATGAAGAGCTTACTACGTCACAAGTTTGTCAAAATTGAAAGGCATGCATTTCCTGTAGGCAGTTTTCCAATTCCGTAATCCGTTTTTCCCGATTGTCCATCATTCATTGGTTACTAGGCTGCTTTTTTGCAATGAAAAATCCGAACCCGATAGCGCCCTTTTTACACAAACAATTTCAATCGATGATGTATAGCCTACAAGTACAACTTTTTGAAGACCTGCCTTGGGTACACCGCCGTTCTCAGCGCTTATCAACGGGCGTCAGTCAATAAATCGTCATAAAACCATTACTTCGTAGCCATTCATTTTAATCCACTATTTCTATCCAATCCACATGAAAGTTTTCTTCCGCCGCATTCACCTGTATTTAAGTTTTGCCACCGGCCTGGTGGTGATGGTTGTATGCTTCACCGGTGCCGTGCTGGTGTTTGAAGAAGAGCTGCAACATGCTTTTCACAAAGACCGCTACTATGTACCTGTGCAAAGCAAAGCCATGAGCACCGATGCCATTATTGCCAGCTTTGAACAACAACTAGCAGGCAGCAAAGTGCAGCAGGTGAAATGGTTTGCCGGCGCCGACCGCAGCGTGGAAATCAGTTTTGTACAAAAGAAAAAGGAAGAGAAAAAGACCGGCGATGCCAACCCTGCCGCCGGCAACAATGAAGCCCGTAAAACAGCGTTTGTCAATCCATACACCGGCCAGTTGATTGAACTGTACAATTACCGCGACACGTTTTTCTATACCATGATGGCGCTGCACCGCTGGCTGCTGGGCGAAGATATTGGCAAAATGATTGTGGGTGTTTGTACCATCCTCTTTCTCGTTATTCTCATTACAGGCCTTATACTTTGGTGGCCTAAAACGCGGTTGCTCATTAAGCAACGTTTGTCTGTAAAATGGACGGCCGGTTTCAAACGCCTCAACCACGACTTCCATATTGTGTTTGGTTTTTACAGCCTCATCTTTTTGTTTGTGTTTGGCTTTACCGGTTTGGCCTGGTCGTTTGAGTGGTTCAACAAAGGCATTTACACTGTAACCAACAGTAGCATGGAACGCCCCAAGCCACCCAAAAGCGACAGCACTGTGCAACAACCACGCATTGGTGCAGAGCAGGCGTTGCAAACAGGCATGGCACAATTGAAAGATGCCGCTTACTACACCCTTGCATTGCCCAAAGATTCAACCGATGTGTTTACACTTACAGCACTCACTGCCGATGCACCGCACAATACTGCCAGCGATCAGTTGTTTATCGATCAATACAAAGGGCAGGTGATTAAAACCAATTTGTACAAAGACCGCAACCTTGGCCAGCGGGTACGCAGCACATTCAAACCTGTACATACAGGCGCCATCTTTGGCTGGCCGGGCAAAATCATTTCGGTCATTGTGTGCTTGTTTGGTGTGAGCTTCCCCATTACAGGTACCATTATGTGGTGGAACCGCACCCGCAAAAAACGGGCATAAATCAGCAGTCGTTACACATTCTCATTTTTGCTACAAATACAAAGGCCTGACAGTATTCACATACCGTCAGGCCTTTTTCCAATTGAAAAGCTATCAACTCAAAATATCTTTCTTTTTAAAGGCATATAGCGCCACGCCAAAAAACAAAACGATATGGCCAACAAGTACACCCATGGCCTGCATGAGTGCATTGATGCTGTACACCGAACCACGAATAGCTGCGCCGTTTTCATCCACCGCCATGTTGAACATACCCTTCCATGAAGTCATGTAACTGGTAAAGAGAAATGGATTGACTTTTGTAAACAATGGCAAATCCATGGTGCTGATGATGGTGCACACCAAAATGATGCTCATGGTGGTAACAATAGGGCCGATGCTGTTTTCGGCAAACACACTCAGCATGAATGACAAGGCTGCCACTGTAGCCAAAGCCGCATACGCAAAACCAAATGCTACAATGTATCGCCAGAACACATCATCACCATCGGCATCTACATAAAACTGAATGATGGCATAGCTTTTATTCACCAGCAAATCGCTGGTGCCAAACATGGCCATGCTTAAAAACAATGCAAGAATGGCCATCCACAACAGCAGGATGAATGTGTAAATCAATCCTGCGGAAAACTTGGCCAGCATGACTTCCGATCGGCTAATGGGCTTGGTGAGCAGCAATCGCAACGTACCAAGGTTAGCTTCGCCGGCTACCATATCACCAGTTACGAGTGCTACCAATAGCGGCACTTGTATGAGCAGCGTATTCAGCACCAAAAAGCACACGAAATAGCCATTGAGCACATTGCCATCTTGTATGGCAAACATGTCGTCCATGCCACTAAACATGAGCTTGAGCCAGGTTTGCCCGTCGGCTTTCAGGGCCAGTTGTATCAACCCTACAATAACTGCGATGGCTACAAAACCGATGTAGGTGCGGGGCTTGCGAAAAATTTTATAGAGCTCTATTTGTATCAGCGTAAATACCACGATCGTTGTTTTTCGTTTGTTGTTTTTTGTTTGTCGTTCGCTTCCTTGTCAACTCGTCAACATATAAACTTGTCAACCTGCAACTTGTCACTTCCCTGTCAGCGTCAAAAACAAACTCTCCAGCGAATGACGTTTGCTCAGGTTGTCGATGGCAATATCCATGGCCACCAGGTCTTTAGCCAAGGCCGGCACATCATCGGCATGCAGAGTAAACAGCAAGCTATCTGCTTCTTGCTTCATTCGAGCAGCCCATGCACTATGGCCAATTTTTTCCGCCGCATCTGCATCGTTGGTTTGCAGTTCTACCAAGGTATTTGCGGGGTCAAAGAGTTCGCTGGTGCTGCCTTCTATTACTTTCCGGCCCTTGTCAATGATGATCATCCTCGTAGCCACCTGTTCTATTTCGTTGAGCAGGTGGCTGCTCACAATCACTGTTTTCTGATGCTCTTTGCGCAGGTTAATAATCATGTGCCGCATTTCGGCAATGCCCTGCGGGTCGAGGCCGTTGGTAGGTTCATCTAAAATAATCAGTTGCGGGTCGTGCACCATGGCAATGGCAATGCCCAAACGTTGCTTCATGCCTTGGCTAAAGGTTTTTACCTTACTGTGGGCACGGGCCGCCAGCCCTACTTTGTCCAGTTGGTCCATCAGCAATTGGCGGGTAGGTTTGAGGCCACTCAGCCGGGCCATCATGTCCAGGTTGTCGTAAGCACTCAGGTATTTGTACAAATCGGGGCGTTCAATAATAGCACCTATCTGGCGCAGCACGTCTTTTTTATGCTCCGGCATGCGGTAGCCAAACATGTTTATTTCGCCGCCGCTGGGTTGTATCAGCCCCATCAGCATGCGGATGCTGGTACTTTTACCCGCTCCGTTTTGCCCCAAAAAACCATAGATATCTCCCTGCTGTACGGAAAATGACAGGCCATTGACGGCATGTACATCTTTAAACTGTTTGCTCAGGTTTTTTACTTCAATCAGTGTGCTCATAATTTTTTGCATCATCCGCAGATACGATGGTTTGATGCCAGCGCAACAGCAGTATTTTGTCTAACAAATTTGGCTGAAAGTAGTTGCCATTCTTCAAAAAAAAGCTATGCCTGAGCAAAGGGAAGCAACTCATTTACCAAATCAGCACTGGGGGCTGTGAGCCTCTGTACAAGCTTCAGCTACAGTCCGGGCTATTACAGGCTCCGCTCCCGATAGCTATCGGGACGTCGGGGCTTGCCTTTCATATCCCTGTCTGCCGACAGGCAGGCCGCAGCCCATCAGCAGTAGTACTTCTATCATCATTCACACATCTGCCGCATTTCATTCACCTTTGCCGCAGATGACACTGTTCAATCTTCCCACACAATGGCAGCAGTACCGCCGTTTCATGCATTCGTTTTATTTCTACGAAGGCATGCGGCTTACTGTGGGCATTATGCTACCCGTGTTGCTGGGTATTTACTTCCGCCACAATAGCTGGGGCATTGCAGCGGCTATTGGTGCTTTGGCAGCAGGCATCACCGATTTTCCGGGGCCCATTCACCACCGCATCAATGGTATTGTAGCAGTATCACTTTCGGTGGTGGGCATTACCCTCATCACAGGTCAACTAATTCATCACCCGTGGGCTTTGGGTTTGTTTATTGCAGTAGCTGGTTTTGCATTTGCCATCATCACTGTGTATGGCAACAGAGCCGCTCAAATTGGTACCGCCAGTCTGGTCATTCTTACACTGCTGGTAGATGAAACCCGAGTGGTGCATTCGTACAACGAGCTGGCATTAGTGACGCTTGCCGGTGCCCTTATGTATTTACTGCTCAGCCTTTTGCTCTACCGCTTACGGCCCTACAAACTGGTACAGCAAGTGCTGGGCCAGTGCATGCAGCAAACAGCCGTATACCTGGAGCTGAAATCCCGTTTCTACTTGCCCCAACCCAACTACGATGCACTCTATCAGGAGCTCACCGAAGCTCAGGTACACATCAATGCAGCGCAGCAAAATGTGCGGGAGATTATGTTTAAAACCCGCAGCATTATTAAAGAAAGTACACATACCAGTAAAGTGTTGCTGCTGGCCTTTCTGGATCTGGTGGATCTGTTTGATAGTGTGATGGCTTCGCAGCCCAACTACCGTTTGATGCAAACGCATTTGCAAACACATCCATTGTTGCCCCGCATGCATGCCTTGCTGCAGCGCATGGCCACGGAGCTCAACCAAACCGGGCAGGCTTTTGCCGAAGGCAATGCTTATCCGCCGGTGCCCGATACCGCCACTGCTATTCAAGAGCTCAATCAGTTGTTTGAAGCATCCCGCCACGAGATACTCGATGCCGATTTAATTGAAGCATTCATTACCCTGCGACATGCATTGGATGCCTTGGAAGATGTGTATCACAAGCTGGCATTGCTGCAGCAATACAGCACCTACCACAAAGGCATAGACCTGAGTAGAAAAGTAGAATACCAGCGGTTTATTGTACCCAGTTATTTCAGTGGGCGGCAGGTGCTCAACAACCTGAGCTGGCGAAGCAATATTTTCCGGTATTCCATTCGCATGATGACGGCCATGCTGGCCGGTTACTGGCTGGCGCAAATGTTGCCCATTGGCCATGCCTATTGGGTGGTGCTCACCATTGTGGTGATTTTAAAACCCGCTTACGCCATCACCCGCCAGCGAAACATCGACCGCTTGCTGGGTACATTTATTGGCGTGGCCATTGGCGCCGGCATTTTGTACAGCACCACTCACACGGGCATTTTGCTCGGCTGCATGTTGGTCTTCATGATTTTGTCGTTCAGCTTTTGGCGGCACAAATACTTCATCAGTGTATTAACGTTGACCGTATTTATTGTACTGGCCATGCAGTTGCTCAATCCCGGCAACTTCACATTGCTGCTCAAAGACAGGTTGATAGATACGGTGATTGGATCTTGTATCGCATTTGTATTTACGCTGCTTATACCACCTGTTTGGGAGAAGTTGCAGATAGGTGCTCTCACCCGCCAAACCATTCACGACAACAAGCGTTGGTTCGATTACATCAGCATGGCATTTGAAGGAAAGCAGTTGCACATTAGTGAGTACAAATTACATCGCAAGCAACTCTATGTTTCTTTGGCCAACTTCAGCGATGCTTTTCAACGCATGACTAATGAACCCAAGGCCATGCAGCAACAAGCGCCTTACTGGCAGCAGTTGCTGGTGAGCAATCACACACTGGCTTCGCACATGGCTGCACTCTACAATGAGCTGCAAGAACTGCAGGAAACAGAATGGCTCGATGATTTTTTACCCATCACCCGGCAAATCAGTAACCGCCTTCAAACGGCTCTCAGCTTCTTAGGCGAAACTGGCGGCCAACAACAAGAAGGTGCCGCCACCGGCATGGAAGAAGTGGCGATACGCCATGAGGTAAATCAACTACTGGAGCAACGCCGGCAAGAGCTGGAACGAGGCGAAATGGAAACCCATACCCGGGGCAAATTAGTGGCCCTCAAAAGCATTCTCGATCAGCTGGACATGATGCTGCAACTGAGCGGCGATATTAGAAGGGTGAGTAGAAAAATAAGCAGATAGATAGGACGCGGATGTATGGGACGCTGATTGCCGCGGACAAAAGGGGATTTTCACGGATTTTTATTATTGATACAACTGCCTTGCCAATTGCAAACTGACGACTGCAAACTTTTTCACTTACACGTATTGGTGTACATGAGAAACACTCTTTTACTTCTCAGTTTTTTTTTGCAGTAACAGGCGGCGAAGTATTTTTCATATGCCCTGCATCTTTCAACGCCTTATTGATCAAATATTCCAACTGTCCGTTGATGCTGCGAAACTCATCAGCCGCCCATTGTTCGAGCAGCTGATAAGTAGCAGCGTCTAAACGCAATACAAAATTCTTTTTCGATTCTTTTGCCATCTTCAGACATTTAAACCACAAAGGCGCAAGGCACACAAAGGGGCACAAAGTTTGTATTCATTATTGCCTATTCACTCATTGCCTTTTCACTTAGTACAGGCTTCCGGCATTTACCACGGGCTGTGCACTACGTTC
The Phnomibacter ginsenosidimutans genome window above contains:
- a CDS encoding PepSY-associated TM helix domain-containing protein, which codes for MKVFFRRIHLYLSFATGLVVMVVCFTGAVLVFEEELQHAFHKDRYYVPVQSKAMSTDAIIASFEQQLAGSKVQQVKWFAGADRSVEISFVQKKKEEKKTGDANPAAGNNEARKTAFVNPYTGQLIELYNYRDTFFYTMMALHRWLLGEDIGKMIVGVCTILFLVILITGLILWWPKTRLLIKQRLSVKWTAGFKRLNHDFHIVFGFYSLIFLFVFGFTGLAWSFEWFNKGIYTVTNSSMERPKPPKSDSTVQQPRIGAEQALQTGMAQLKDAAYYTLALPKDSTDVFTLTALTADAPHNTASDQLFIDQYKGQVIKTNLYKDRNLGQRVRSTFKPVHTGAIFGWPGKIISVIVCLFGVSFPITGTIMWWNRTRKKRA
- a CDS encoding ABC transporter permease, translating into MVFTLIQIELYKIFRKPRTYIGFVAIAVIVGLIQLALKADGQTWLKLMFSGMDDMFAIQDGNVLNGYFVCFLVLNTLLIQVPLLVALVTGDMVAGEANLGTLRLLLTKPISRSEVMLAKFSAGLIYTFILLLWMAILALFLSMAMFGTSDLLVNKSYAIIQFYVDADGDDVFWRYIVAFGFAYAALATVAALSFMLSVFAENSIGPIVTTMSIILVCTIISTMDLPLFTKVNPFLFTSYMTSWKGMFNMAVDENGAAIRGSVYSINALMQAMGVLVGHIVLFFGVALYAFKKKDILS
- a CDS encoding ABC transporter ATP-binding protein produces the protein MSTLIEVKNLSKQFKDVHAVNGLSFSVQQGDIYGFLGQNGAGKSTSIRMLMGLIQPSGGEINMFGYRMPEHKKDVLRQIGAIIERPDLYKYLSAYDNLDMMARLSGLKPTRQLLMDQLDKVGLAARAHSKVKTFSQGMKQRLGIAIAMVHDPQLIILDEPTNGLDPQGIAEMRHMIINLRKEHQKTVIVSSHLLNEIEQVATRMIIIDKGRKVIEGSTSELFDPANTLVELQTNDADAAEKIGHSAWAARMKQEADSLLFTLHADDVPALAKDLVAMDIAIDNLSKRHSLESLFLTLTGK
- a CDS encoding FUSC family protein, whose product is MTLFNLPTQWQQYRRFMHSFYFYEGMRLTVGIMLPVLLGIYFRHNSWGIAAAIGALAAGITDFPGPIHHRINGIVAVSLSVVGITLITGQLIHHPWALGLFIAVAGFAFAIITVYGNRAAQIGTASLVILTLLVDETRVVHSYNELALVTLAGALMYLLLSLLLYRLRPYKLVQQVLGQCMQQTAVYLELKSRFYLPQPNYDALYQELTEAQVHINAAQQNVREIMFKTRSIIKESTHTSKVLLLAFLDLVDLFDSVMASQPNYRLMQTHLQTHPLLPRMHALLQRMATELNQTGQAFAEGNAYPPVPDTATAIQELNQLFEASRHEILDADLIEAFITLRHALDALEDVYHKLALLQQYSTYHKGIDLSRKVEYQRFIVPSYFSGRQVLNNLSWRSNIFRYSIRMMTAMLAGYWLAQMLPIGHAYWVVLTIVVILKPAYAITRQRNIDRLLGTFIGVAIGAGILYSTTHTGILLGCMLVFMILSFSFWRHKYFISVLTLTVFIVLAMQLLNPGNFTLLLKDRLIDTVIGSCIAFVFTLLIPPVWEKLQIGALTRQTIHDNKRWFDYISMAFEGKQLHISEYKLHRKQLYVSLANFSDAFQRMTNEPKAMQQQAPYWQQLLVSNHTLASHMAALYNELQELQETEWLDDFLPITRQISNRLQTALSFLGETGGQQQEGAATGMEEVAIRHEVNQLLEQRRQELERGEMETHTRGKLVALKSILDQLDMMLQLSGDIRRVSRKISR
- a CDS encoding Arc family DNA binding domain-containing protein encodes the protein MAKESKKNFVLRLDAATYQLLEQWAADEFRSINGQLEYLINKALKDAGHMKNTSPPVTAKKN